A window from uncultured Desulfobacter sp. encodes these proteins:
- a CDS encoding YaeQ family protein, with product MALKPTIFKANITLADVDRNVYDTLNLTLAQHPSESVERMMARVIAFCMNATEALTMTRGLSTVEEPDIWEKTLDGRIALWVEVGEPSFDRIKKAGRLSSAVRVYSFNLKSDSWWEKEGEKFQGLSAEVFQLQWKGIQELAGLANRTMDLSVTVSDGVIYVSGYTGECEISWKPLKAN from the coding sequence GTGGCCCTTAAACCCACCATTTTTAAAGCAAATATCACCTTGGCCGATGTGGACCGAAATGTTTACGATACCCTGAATCTTACCCTTGCCCAGCACCCTTCTGAATCTGTTGAACGCATGATGGCAAGAGTGATCGCATTCTGCATGAATGCCACCGAAGCCCTGACCATGACCCGGGGGCTTTCCACTGTGGAGGAGCCTGATATCTGGGAGAAAACCCTGGATGGCAGGATTGCCCTCTGGGTTGAGGTGGGAGAACCTTCCTTTGACCGGATCAAAAAGGCCGGACGGCTCTCTTCTGCGGTGCGGGTATATTCCTTTAACCTCAAGTCAGACAGCTGGTGGGAGAAGGAAGGGGAAAAGTTCCAGGGGTTAAGTGCGGAGGTCTTTCAGCTTCAATGGAAAGGCATACAGGAACTGGCTGGATTGGCCAACAGGACAATGGACCTCTCCGTTACGGTTTCAGACGGTGTTATTTATGTTTCCGGGTATACAGGGGAGTGCGAAATTTCCTGGAAACCCCTTAAGGCGAATTAG
- a CDS encoding RNase H family protein — MTILRLFIDGSVNPKSKVGYGAYLADFFEVPYSDSFKVNVKLKKFEQTSSAKLEIQTLIWALTSIQEPATRIIVYTDSQNIIGLQARRGRFENNSYLSKKNRPINNSALYQEFFFLSDQLDCEFKKVDGHKPSILKDDTDRFFTLVDKASRKALRNHLTTALETSAKVTAFHAGC, encoded by the coding sequence ATGACAATCTTACGGCTATTCATAGATGGTAGTGTGAATCCAAAATCAAAGGTCGGATATGGGGCATACCTTGCTGATTTTTTTGAGGTACCGTATTCAGACTCCTTTAAGGTAAATGTTAAGCTAAAAAAATTTGAGCAGACCAGTTCCGCTAAACTGGAAATTCAGACCCTGATTTGGGCATTGACTTCAATTCAAGAGCCGGCCACCAGAATTATTGTGTATACCGATTCCCAGAACATTATCGGACTTCAAGCAAGGCGTGGGCGATTTGAGAACAATAGTTATTTGTCTAAAAAAAACAGGCCCATTAACAATAGTGCGCTGTATCAAGAATTTTTCTTTTTATCAGATCAATTGGATTGTGAATTTAAAAAAGTTGACGGCCATAAGCCATCTATATTGAAAGATGATACGGACCGATTTTTTACATTGGTAGACAAAGCATCAAGAAAAGCTTTGAGAAATCATTTGACAACGGCATTGGAAACGTCGGCAAAAGTCACCGCGTTTCATGCTGGCTGTTAG
- a CDS encoding YaiI/YqxD family protein has protein sequence MKIWVDADACPGVVKNILFRAADRTRVELAMVANHPIKIPQRNYITFFQVPRGFDEADNRILELLDKGDLVITSDIRLAAQVLEKEGHALNPRGRLYSKESIQEQIRMRAFKESLRDSGIDTGGPAAINQKNLSNFANHLNKWISNI, from the coding sequence ATGAAAATATGGGTGGATGCAGATGCATGCCCAGGGGTGGTTAAAAATATTTTGTTCAGAGCAGCCGATAGGACCCGTGTGGAGTTAGCCATGGTTGCCAATCATCCCATAAAAATACCCCAGCGGAACTATATTACATTTTTCCAAGTCCCCAGAGGGTTTGATGAGGCGGACAACAGGATTCTTGAGTTGCTTGATAAAGGTGATCTGGTGATTACTTCTGATATACGTTTGGCAGCTCAGGTTTTAGAAAAAGAGGGTCATGCCCTTAATCCCAGGGGGCGTCTTTATTCTAAAGAATCAATTCAGGAACAGATTAGAATGAGGGCGTTTAAGGAGAGCTTAAGGGACAGTGGAATTGATACCGGTGGGCCGGCTGCGATCAATCAGAAGAATTTGAGTAATTTTGCCAATCATTTAAATAAGTGGATATCCAATATTTGA
- a CDS encoding DUF1456 family protein has protein sequence MNKNDMLRRIRYIFDLSDSEMISVFGQADYEVSRGQVSDWLKKDDDPACKKCTDTELAIFLNGFINHKRGKREGSQPEPEQILNNNAILKKLKIAVNFKAEDMIRVLSLAGLQISKHELSAFFRKPGHKHYRECKNQMLRNFLKGLQLELRPGEDGSEDPWGNLR, from the coding sequence ATGAATAAAAATGATATGTTACGCAGGATTCGATATATTTTTGATCTCAGTGATTCAGAAATGATCTCTGTTTTTGGACAAGCCGACTATGAGGTGTCACGGGGTCAGGTCAGTGATTGGCTGAAAAAAGATGATGACCCCGCCTGTAAAAAATGCACGGATACAGAATTGGCTATTTTTTTGAATGGATTCATCAATCATAAACGGGGGAAAAGAGAGGGATCTCAACCTGAACCAGAGCAAATATTAAATAATAATGCTATTTTAAAAAAGCTGAAGATCGCTGTAAATTTTAAAGCAGAAGATATGATCAGAGTTTTATCCTTGGCTGGTTTGCAAATCAGCAAACATGAATTAAGCGCCTTTTTTCGAAAACCCGGGCACAAGCATTACAGAGAGTGCAAAAACCAGATGCTGCGTAATTTTTTAAAAGGGCTTCAGCTTGAGTTAAGGCCTGGAGAGGATGGGTCCGAAGACCCCTGGGGCAACTTGCGATAG
- a CDS encoding thioesterase family protein, with product MSEHVIENIKKYYLEMLPFNKVLGIDIKNLDYDSGEAVTTFEMKADLIGNSSAGILHGGVTASVLDLTGGLSALVSCAKFQEGKSFEVISQKLVESATINIRVDYLRPGRGEAFECRSRIIRAGRRIVVAKIDLYNEQDVRIATGTGTYLIG from the coding sequence ATGAGTGAACATGTGATTGAGAATATAAAAAAATACTACCTTGAAATGCTGCCGTTCAACAAGGTTCTTGGCATTGATATAAAAAATCTGGATTACGATTCAGGAGAGGCTGTTACCACCTTTGAGATGAAGGCGGATCTCATAGGAAATTCATCTGCCGGTATTCTGCATGGAGGTGTCACCGCATCAGTTCTTGATTTGACCGGCGGGCTTTCTGCACTGGTTTCCTGTGCAAAATTTCAAGAAGGTAAATCTTTTGAAGTGATCAGTCAAAAACTTGTTGAATCAGCAACGATTAATATTCGGGTCGATTATTTAAGGCCTGGCAGGGGAGAGGCCTTTGAATGCAGAAGCCGGATTATCAGGGCCGGCAGACGGATAGTGGTTGCAAAAATTGACCTTTACAATGAACAGGATGTCCGGATCGCCACAGGAACCGGCACGTATCTGATTGGCTGA
- a CDS encoding MBL fold metallo-hydrolase has protein sequence MMRFLLIGMVLLVFVFGMGIYAQAAQTDIIPTAKGDLKITLIGHGTLMFEYGGKIIHVDPWTKVGDYSSLPKADLILITHHHRDHLDIAALEQILKDNTVVVMTQKCAEQIEAMKWSPIIMANGDKKTVSGFPLEAVPAYNLVHKREDGTPFHPKGEGNGYILTFADKRIYVAGDTENTPEVKTLNNIDVAFIPMNLPYTMDSAMAADAVKAFKPRLVYPYHTTSSEEDQVPGFIELMKGFDDVDIRILK, from the coding sequence ATGATGCGATTTTTATTGATAGGCATGGTTTTATTGGTATTTGTTTTCGGAATGGGAATTTATGCTCAAGCAGCCCAAACAGACATAATTCCAACTGCTAAAGGCGATTTGAAAATAACCTTGATTGGCCACGGCACCCTCATGTTTGAATATGGTGGGAAAATAATTCATGTCGATCCATGGACAAAGGTTGGAGACTATTCATCTCTACCCAAAGCGGATCTGATCCTGATTACACACCATCACCGAGATCACTTGGATATAGCGGCTTTGGAGCAAATTTTAAAAGACAACACCGTTGTTGTGATGACTCAAAAATGCGCTGAACAAATCGAAGCCATGAAATGGTCTCCGATCATTATGGCAAATGGGGACAAAAAAACAGTGAGTGGATTTCCATTAGAAGCCGTCCCGGCATACAACCTGGTCCATAAGCGTGAAGACGGTACGCCCTTTCATCCAAAGGGTGAAGGCAACGGATACATCCTCACATTCGCAGATAAGCGCATTTATGTGGCAGGGGATACAGAAAACACGCCGGAGGTGAAAACTTTAAATAATATTGATGTTGCCTTTATTCCGATGAATTTGCCATATACCATGGATTCAGCCATGGCGGCCGATGCCGTTAAGGCATTTAAGCCCAGGTTGGTTTATCCCTATCACACGACAAGCAGCGAAGAGGATCAAGTGCCGGGCTTCATAGAATTAATGAAAGGATTTGATGACGTTGACATCCGGATTTTAAAATAG